GTCTGCCGGAAGCATCCGTATCGACCTGGCCCAGTGCCGGGAGATGGAGGTGTTTACCCAGTTCAGTTCAGATCTGGATCCGGCTACCAAGGAGCAGATCCAGTATGGAAAGGGACTTACGGAGCTGTTAAAACAGCCCTTATGCCATCCCTTAAGCCTTCATGCCCAGGTAATCAGCCTGATCGTGGCCAATAACCGTCTGCTTTTGGATATAGAAGTTTCAAAGATCAAAGAGTTTCAGAGAGAATTGCTGGCTTTCTTTGATGAACGTTATCCGGAAATCGGAAAGGAAATTGAAGAGAGCAAGGCGCTGTCTGACGAGCTGAAGCAAAAAATTCTTGATGTGACAGCCGAATTTAAACAGAAACGGGTGTAAGATATGGCAAATGCGAGAGAGATACAAAGCAGGATGAACAGCATCAAAAGTACCATGAAGATAACCAATGCGATGTATACCATTTCCTCGTCAAAGCTGAAAAGGGCAAGGAAAGCCCTGACTGATACGGAGCCTTACTTTTATGCGCTGCAAAGGACCATTGCCAGAATCATAAGGCATACGCCCGATATTGACGACCCGTATCTGGATACCAGGCCGCATATTAAGAAAGAAGACCGTAAGATCGGATACATTGTGGTAACGGCTGATAAGGGGCTGGCCGGTTCTTATAATCATAACATTTTTAAACTGGCTCAGGATCAGATTGACAAGGGCGGAAATCCCATGCTGTTCGTAGTAGGTGATCTGGGGCAGCAGTACTTTATGAAAAAGGGAATACCGGTGGAGCAGGATTTCCGGTATACCGTTCAAAAACCAAATATGAGCCGGGCCAGAATCATTGAGGAAAAGATCGTGGATTACTTCCTGTCAGGAAAGCTGGATGAGGTATATATGATCTACACCAGGATGGTGAATGCCATGAAAATGGAGGCTGAGATCGAACAGCTTCTTCCCATTCCCAAGCATCGGTTAAGCCAGAGCGTTCCCATTAACGTGCATCTGGAAGAGATCACTATGAAGCCATCTCCGCAGGTAGTGATTGATACCATTGTGCCCAATTACATTGCAGGATTTATCTATGGAGGTTTGGTGGAATCCTATTCCAGCGAACAGAATTCCAGAATGATGGCGATGCAGGCCGCAACAAATAGTGCCCAGGAGATGCTTGACGAACTGGCGATTACCTATAACAGGGTCCGTCAGGCGGCCATTACCCAGGAGATTACCGAGGTGATCAGCGGTGCTAAGGCCCAAAAGAAAAAAAGGAAGAAAGCGTAGTATCATCGGATGTTCCGGTTGACTTTAGAGAGGAGGAGTCCTCACGACTGTGAGTAACAGAATATGAATATAGGAAAGATCGTTCAGGTCCTTGGACCTGTAGTAGATGTTGAGTTTTTAGAGGGCAGCGACCTTCCCCGCATTAAGGACGCCCTTGAGGTGAATAATGAAGGGAAACGCTGCGTAATGGAAGTTGCACAGCATATGGGAAACAGCACAGTCCGCTGCATTATGCTGGCTTCCAGTGAAGGACTGTATAAGGGCATGGAGGTAACCGCTACCGGGGAAGGCATTAAGGTGCCGGTAGGTGAGCAGACTCTTGGACGCCTTTTTAACGTGCTTGGAGAGACCATTGACAACGGTGAAGCCTTAAAAGGAGGTTCGGAATGGGTCATTCACAGAGATCCTCCGGCCTTTGAGGAGCAAAGCCCTGTGGCAGAGATCCTGGAAACGGGAATCAAGGTCATTGATCTTCTTGCCCCTTATGCAAAAGGCGGAAAGATCGGTCTGTTCGGCGGTGCCGGTGTTGGTAAGACGGTTCTGATCCAGGAGCTGATCCATAACATCGCCACGGAGCATGGCGGATATTCTATTTTTACCGGTGTTGGAGAGCGTTCCCGTGAGGGAAATGATCTTTGGACCGAGATGGGAGAGTCCGGCGTTATTTCAAAAACTGCCCTGGTATTCGGCCAGATGAATGAGCCGCCGGGAGCACGTATGCGTGTGGCTGAAACAGGACTTACCATGGCGGAATATTTCCGTGATGAAGAGCATAAGAATGTACTTTTATTTATTGATAATATTTTCCGGTTCACCCAGGCGGGGTCTGAGGTTTCCGCCCTTCTTGGACGTATGCCGTCGGCGGTTGGATACCAGCCTACCCTGGCTACGGAAATGGGCGAGCTTCAGGAGAGGATCACTTCCACGAAAAATGGTTCCGTTACTTCTGTTCAGGCGGTTTACGTGCCGGCCGATGACTTGACGGACCCGGCTCCGGCAACTACCTTTGCCCATTTGGATGCCACTACGGTTTTATCCAGAAAGATCGTGGAACAGGGAATTTATCCTGCGGTTGACCCTCTTGCATCAAACTCCCGGATCCTGGAACCGGATGTGGTTGGAGAAGAGCATTATGAGGTAGCCCGTAAGGTACAGGAATTACTTCAGAAATATAAGGAACTTCAGGATATTATCGCTATCCTGGGTATGGAAGAGCTGGGAGATGACGATAAGACTACGGTTTACCGTGCAAGAAAGATCCAGAAATTCTTATCCCAGCCTTTCTCTGTAGCTGAGAATTTTACCGGTGTTGCAGGTAAATATGTTCCTCTTAAGGAAACAGTCAGGGGCTTTAAGGCAATTGTAAGCGGAGAGATGGATCAGTATCCGGAGGCTGCATTCTTTAATGTGGGAACCATTGATGAGGTAATTGAAAAGGCCAGGACATTAGAGGCTTAGCTTGGAGGTGCTGCCTGTGAGTAAAAATACATTTTTCCTTCAGGTCCTTGCCAGTGATAAGGTGTTTTACAAAGGCTCATGCCAGGAGCTTATCATTCCTCTTGCAGATGGAGAAAAGGCAATTCTTCCCCATCATGAGGATATGGTCATTGCAGTATCCATAGGGGAAATGCGTCTGTTGAATGAAAAGGATCAATGGGTTCAGGCTGTTGTTGGAAATGGCTTCATCCAGATCGTCAACAACCGTGTGACGCTCCTTGTTGATACTGCT
The nucleotide sequence above comes from Lacrimispora sp. BS-2. Encoded proteins:
- the atpG gene encoding ATP synthase F1 subunit gamma, whose protein sequence is MANAREIQSRMNSIKSTMKITNAMYTISSSKLKRARKALTDTEPYFYALQRTIARIIRHTPDIDDPYLDTRPHIKKEDRKIGYIVVTADKGLAGSYNHNIFKLAQDQIDKGGNPMLFVVGDLGQQYFMKKGIPVEQDFRYTVQKPNMSRARIIEEKIVDYFLSGKLDEVYMIYTRMVNAMKMEAEIEQLLPIPKHRLSQSVPINVHLEEITMKPSPQVVIDTIVPNYIAGFIYGGLVESYSSEQNSRMMAMQAATNSAQEMLDELAITYNRVRQAAITQEITEVISGAKAQKKKRKKA
- the atpD gene encoding F0F1 ATP synthase subunit beta, yielding MNIGKIVQVLGPVVDVEFLEGSDLPRIKDALEVNNEGKRCVMEVAQHMGNSTVRCIMLASSEGLYKGMEVTATGEGIKVPVGEQTLGRLFNVLGETIDNGEALKGGSEWVIHRDPPAFEEQSPVAEILETGIKVIDLLAPYAKGGKIGLFGGAGVGKTVLIQELIHNIATEHGGYSIFTGVGERSREGNDLWTEMGESGVISKTALVFGQMNEPPGARMRVAETGLTMAEYFRDEEHKNVLLFIDNIFRFTQAGSEVSALLGRMPSAVGYQPTLATEMGELQERITSTKNGSVTSVQAVYVPADDLTDPAPATTFAHLDATTVLSRKIVEQGIYPAVDPLASNSRILEPDVVGEEHYEVARKVQELLQKYKELQDIIAILGMEELGDDDKTTVYRARKIQKFLSQPFSVAENFTGVAGKYVPLKETVRGFKAIVSGEMDQYPEAAFFNVGTIDEVIEKARTLEA
- the atpC gene encoding ATP synthase F1 subunit epsilon, translated to MSKNTFFLQVLASDKVFYKGSCQELIIPLADGEKAILPHHEDMVIAVSIGEMRLLNEKDQWVQAVVGNGFIQIVNNRVTLLVDTAEQPEDIDERRAEEARERAAEQLRQSKSLQEHSHFEASLARSMARLRTKHKYGL